One window of the bacterium genome contains the following:
- the dcd gene encoding dCTP deaminase, translating into MYLCDKDIYKKLPEINFVANNSENPFVPDDQIQPCSVDLRLDNIFWIPRKRFTIDLRKTKLLEIEPRRYYKKVILNKGEHITLKPGKLLLGRIYEEFTIPNECAGKISGRSSFARLGIMIHLTGDFINPGYRGHMPLQLINFGNNPIKIFPYIPICQLQLVKVSDLPNRLYGVSELQSKYMNDDGGPSYWWRDKRIKKLQKALGEVNVAISIQESILQIIGKQEPEVIERLEKRLSKCSHDDLEAGSGGRAGSEGQGSHLEL; encoded by the coding sequence ATGTATCTTTGTGATAAAGATATTTATAAAAAATTACCTGAGATAAATTTTGTTGCAAATAATTCCGAAAATCCTTTCGTTCCAGATGATCAGATACAACCATGTTCTGTTGATTTAAGACTTGACAATATTTTTTGGATTCCACGCAAAAGATTCACCATTGACTTACGTAAAACTAAACTTTTGGAAATCGAGCCGAGAAGATATTATAAAAAAGTAATTCTTAATAAAGGAGAACATATAACATTAAAACCTGGGAAATTACTTCTTGGAAGGATTTATGAAGAATTCACAATTCCAAATGAATGTGCTGGCAAAATTTCAGGACGGAGTAGTTTTGCAAGACTTGGAATAATGATACACTTAACTGGCGATTTTATAAATCCTGGATACCGTGGACATATGCCATTGCAGTTAATAAATTTTGGTAATAATCCTATAAAAATATTTCCATATATTCCTATTTGCCAACTTCAACTAGTAAAGGTATCCGATTTGCCTAATAGATTATATGGTGTTTCAGAATTACAGAGCAAATATATGAATGACGATGGCGGTCCATCTTATTGGTGGAGAGACAAAAGAATAAAAAAATTGCAAAAAGCCCTTGGTGAAGTAAATGTAGCAATTTCGATTCAAGAATCGATATTACAAATAATTGGAAAACAAGAGCCAGAAGTAATTGAAAGATTAGAAAAAAGATTGTCTAAATGTTCACATGATGATTTAGAAGCAGGGTCAGGGGGCAGAGCAGGGTCAGAGGGTCAGGGGTCACATCTTGAATTGTGA